A genome region from Fusarium musae strain F31 chromosome 5, whole genome shotgun sequence includes the following:
- a CDS encoding hypothetical protein (EggNog:ENOG41) → MDNLISFTKIYHNKPYPSIDPTRPELSAAGKFVTITGGGTGIGRSIAIAFAQAGASTIAILGRRLDRLERAAAEIAEASGGKTNVIFEAVDISQRSKLDAAVANLVKKANGTKIDILISNAGVSPDVGAVVGFDEVEFRQGIELNVIGAFNTLQSFGPFLTRNAYIFNTSTGLVHLRPIAQGWAYTAVKAAVFKMFEYLQDDNPEWHVVQIQPGVIRTELNERFDIVGQDDPALAAQFYVWLASPEAEFLKGKFVWANWDVDELKARADEIKNSLLFKIILNGVPM, encoded by the exons ATGGATAACTTGATCTCTTTCACTAAAATCTACCATAACAAGCCATACCCCTCCATTGACCCAACTCGCCCGGAGCTCAGTGCAGCCGGTAAATTTGTCACCATCACTGGCGGCGGGACAGGTATTGGCAGGTCAATTGCGATCGCCTTTGCACAAGCCGGAGCATCAACCATTGCTATCCTCGGGAGACGTCTCGATAGACTTGAGAGAGCTGCAGCCGAGATCGCAGAGGCCAGTGGGGGCAAAACAAATGTCATTTTTGAGGCCGTTGACATCAGTCAGCGCAGCAAATTAGATGCTGCGGTTGCAAACCTAGTCAAGAAAGCGAATGGCACCAAGATtgacatcctcatcagcaacGCCGGTGTTTCTCCCGATGTAGGAGCAGTCGTCGGTTTCGATGAAGTTGAGTTTCGTCAGGGCATTGAACTCAACGTCATCGGCGCCTTTAACACCCTCCAGTCCTTCGGGCCATTCCTGACCAGAAATGCCTACATCTTCAATACATCAACCGGATTGGTGCATCTGAGGCCGATCGCTCAAGGTTGGGCGTATACTGCAGTCAAAGCCGCCGTCTTCAAGATGTTCGAGTACTTGCAGGACGACAATCCTGAGTGGCACGTTGTTCAGATTCAGCCCGGCGTCATTCGTACTGAGCTGAATGAGAGGTTTGACATTGTTGGGCAAGATGATC CTGCGCTTGCGGCTCAGTTCTATGTTTGGCTTGCGTCACCCGAGGCGGAGTTTCTGAAGGGCAAATTTGTCTGGGCGAACTGGGATGTCGATGAGCTAAAGGCTCGCGCTGATGAGATAAAgaactctcttctcttcaagaTCATTCTCAACGGTGTACCCATGTGA
- a CDS encoding hypothetical protein (EggNog:ENOG41) yields MSSPCYTQHPSAFHPSKATAIEFWNIYLNNVEIILGLKLTHIPTDEVRVYSTIADPASAKFDDLAFCYSIYFAAAVSLEVSTSSFLDKATELQHSKMGIEQAFAHGDFFNQPTLTGLRALAIYLSAIRVHNRGKSVWILNGLVIRVAQSLGLHKDGTKLGLLPFESELRRRLWWHIITRDSRSGEDFGLEDPNELLLTSDVKLPLNINDADIFPEMDEFPVEQTEWTVMTFSLINVDLAKAMESLKAGKPSNSTLSKEGRDKILQDVHTRVKTRLQKCNPITPHQRLTAHCANYLLRKLDFVTNQQWLLSQKREVNDSILKEETLIAALDILEARTAGGDPFLAQFSWAKKVHPQYHVTLYVLWYLCTKPQGLHVERAWRALDSIFEQEMAFDFIGCTGAKPAVLEALRTKAETLRKNLDAPTARAGYSLEPATSTELEHSEDPLKFIEGFNFDEEVFEDGVPGSSWTFLLQELQADQPLF; encoded by the exons ATGTCTTCTCCCTGCTATACCCAGCACCCTTCTGCATTTCACCCTAGCAAAGCCACTGCCATCGAGTTTTGGAACATCTACCTAAATAACGTTGAGATTATCCTCGGACTGAAGTTGACACACATCCCTACCGATGAAGTCAGAGTTTACTCAACTATAGCTGACCCTGCCAGTGCAAAGTTTGATGACCTTGCATTTTGCTATAGTATCTACTTTGCAGCGGCTGTGTCACTCGAAGTTTCGACATCGTCCTTCCTGGATAAGGCTACTGAGCTTCAGCATTCGAAAATGGGTATCGAACAGGCCTTTGCCCACGGAGACTTCTTCAATCAGCCAACATTGACTGGTCTACGAGCTTTAGCTATCTACCTA TCCGCAATACGTGTTCATAATCGAGGGAAATCTGTTTGGATTCTTAATGGTCTAGTCATCCGAGTAGCTCAATCCCTAGGACTCCATAAAGATGGGACTAAGCTTGGGTTGCTACCTTTTGAGTCGGAACTCCGTCGAAGACTTTGGTGGCATATCATTACCAGAGACAGCCGGTCCGGTGAAGACTTTGGTTTGGAGGACCCCAATGAACTGCTATTGACATCAGATGTCAAACTACCCTTGAATATCAATGATGCGGACATCTTCCCTGAAATGGATGAGTTTCCAGTTGAGCAGACCGAATGGACCGTCATGACTTTCTCGTTAATCAATGTCGACTTAGCTAAGGCCATGGAAAGTCTGAAAGCTGGTAAACCCTCGAATTCAACGCTCAGCAAAGAAGGGAGGGACAAAATACTTCAAGATGTGCATACTAGAGTCAAGACAAGACTCCAGAAGTGCAACCCGATAACGCCGCACCAACGACTTACGGCTCACTGCGCAAACTATCTTTTACGAAAGCTCGACTTTGTCACAAACCAACAGTGGCTCTTATCACAGAAGAGGGAGGTCAATGACTCCATACTAAAAGAAGAGACACTTATCGCCGCGTTGGACATCCTGGAAGCGAGGACAGCTGGCGGTGATCCTTTTCTAGCGCAGTTCTCATGGGCAAAGAAGGTTCATCCGCAATACCATGTGACATTGTATGTTCTGTGGTATTTGTGCACTAAACCTCAAGGTCTGCACGTCGAACGCGCTTGGCGTGCTTTAGATAGTATATTTGAACAGGAGATGGCTTTTGACTTCATTGGCTGTACTGGAGCTAAACCAGCTGTTCTGGAGGCGTTGAGGACAAAGGCCGAAACACTGCGGAAGAATCTGGACGCGCCAACTGCAAGGGCTGGATATAGCTTAGAGCCTGCTACGTCGACTGAGCTAGAACACAGTGAGGACCCTTTGAAATTCATTGAAGGCTTCAACTTCGATGAAGAGGTTTTTGAAGATGGAGTTCCAGGGTCATCGTGGACCTTCTTACTTCAGGAACTTCAAGCGGATcaacctttattttaa
- a CDS encoding hypothetical protein (EggNog:ENOG41) gives MTIILVTGANRGIGYAIVQAIATRLPSSTIVLGCRQKVSAQAAIESLIDSGIKSKLGYTELDIEDDASIEAAVASVEREYGKLDVLINNAGKVERRLSDNLADIRAASNSCYNNLITSNAVVTHAFNKLLRKSSEPRVIMISSARGSMARTDNKELPPVANIDYCVSKAGLNMLMLHLQAAENHSESEPRIKFWAVSPGHCKTAFNGYRGKKDPLEGAEAVVMLLESAKGDIEPGTFWEYENGSFQQVPW, from the exons ATGACAATTATCCTAGTCACTGGTGCAAACCGCGGGATTGGTTATGCCATTGTGCAAGCCATCGCTACTCGCCTCCCTTCATCTACCATCGTACTCGGGTGTCGCCAAAAGGTTTCAGCACAAGCAGCGATTGAATCACTAATAGATAGTGGAATCAAGAGTAAACTTGGCTATACTGAGTTGGATATTGAGGACGACGCTTCTATCGAAGCAGCTGTGGCATCTGTGGAGCGAGAATATGGCAAACTAGACG TTCTGATAAACAACGCTGGCAAGGTTGAGCGAAGATTATCAGATAACCTGGCGGATATTCGAGCTGCATCCAATTCTTGCTATAACAACCTTATCACCAGCAACGCTGTTGTTACTCATGCCTTTAATAAACTGCTGAGAAAGAGCTCTGAGCCGAGGGTCATCATGATTTCGAGTGCTCGCGGCAGTATGGCCAGAACAGACAACAAAGAG CTCCCTCCTGTTGCCAACATTGACTACTGCGTCTCTAAAGCCGGTCTGAATATGCTTATGTTGCACCTGCAAGCAGCCGAGAACCACAGCGAGAGTGAACCCAGGATAAAGTTCTGGGCTGTGAGTCCAGGACACTGCAAGACGGCTTTTAACGGCTACAGGGGTAAAAAGGACCCCTTAGAAGGGGCTGAGGCAGTGGTGATGTTGCTTGAGTCGGCCAAAGGGGACATTGAACCTGGGACATTTTGGGAGTATGAGAATGGAAGCTTTCAGCAAGTTCCTTGGTAA